A region from the Tachyglossus aculeatus isolate mTacAcu1 unplaced genomic scaffold, mTacAcu1.pri scaffold_108_arrow_ctg1, whole genome shotgun sequence genome encodes:
- the LOC119922553 gene encoding olfactory receptor 154-like, with protein MGKLKGRSTKFPPQPRDQFNRLIIYIREMDQDNIAAVPEFILMGLTDLPEFQLLLFLVFLAVFCEPLLPRCYADLFLEVRTICLIECAIQMYLFVACVTTEGYFLAVKAHDCFMAIGNPMLYMVVLSLRVCTQRMLGSYLTGFLEGLSNTFPSEVLLFSMGIFSGTVTSLKIVMSYVYILITTLKICSAAGRCKAFSTCASHLTVVGLLYETTISIYVWPSSQYAPENGKVVSMFYTPVISVLNPLIYSLRKKDENDAL; from the exons ATGGGGAAGTTAAAAGGAAGAT CAACTAAATTTCCACCTCAACCCAGAGACCAGTTCAACAG ATTAATCATATACATTAGAGAGATGGACCAGGACAATATCGCTGCAGTTCCTGAATTCATTCTTATGggactcactgatctcccagaattccagctccttctcttTTTGGTGTTTCTGGCAGTCTTTTGTGAG CCATTGCTCCCAAGATGTTACGCAGACTTATTTCTGGAGGTGAGAACTATTTGCTTGATAGAATGTGCCATCCAGATGTATCTCTTTGTGGCCTGTGTAACCACCGAGGGTTACTTCCTGGCAGTAAAGGCACATGATTGCTTCATGGCAATTGGCAACCCTATGCTCTATATGGTTGTTTTGTCTCTAAGAGTTTGCACTCAGCGCATGCTTGGTTCATATCTCACTGGTTTTCTCGAGGGACTCAG TAACACTTTCCCCAGTGAGGTCTTGCTTTTCAGCATGGGGATTTTCAGTGGAACTGTCACCTCTCTGAAAATTGTGATGTCTTACGTATATATCCTCATCACTACCCTGAAGATCTGTTCTGCAGCAGGGAGatgcaaggccttctccacctgtgcctcccacctAACAGTGGTTGGCTTATTATATGAGACCACCATCTCCATATACGTTTGGCCCAGTTCACAGTACGCACCAGAAAATGGCAAAGTGGTTTCCATGTTTTATACTCCTGTGATATCAGTGCTGAATCctctgatctacagcctgagaaagaaGGATGAAAACGATGCTCTGTGA